The Carassius auratus strain Wakin chromosome 5, ASM336829v1, whole genome shotgun sequence genome includes a window with the following:
- the LOC113073817 gene encoding uncharacterized protein LOC113073817 isoform X10, which yields MNRDKNPPTPKIQPAPKVPPAPKPPAPLKYIKTKGPVVRPLLTTSKAVNSFSNSFVNHHQRAMEKPEQARFETFPSCQVPSLSAPDVPVSFSQADEPQDHWGGHSPDIQENAFSLLRPSSSKQERTQHRQLETWEEHPSITQENKFSALRLSQDQRLSTTQQGKMQTVPVSLSNENEQEDAWDEHPSNFQENTISEQRSSSTHQPRTNSASGVRRWSCITNQCTPVERTILEALNELDMKINHLTSVVQSLAANNRSSAPVVDSEDEVFPLTTMEELDKLERKLSEKAMMQKMVNRLSISGGHTLKKTIWRICSKVFGPVAKQLNWCGRGEKRGIRKTNLGALLIGAAMKNPVLPSPTEAEAEKHIKDYLRLAPGRMPC from the exons atgaatagAGACAAAAATCCACCTACACCAAAAATCCAGCCCGCACCAAAAGTCCCGCCTGCACCAAAACCTCCAGCACCTCTAAAATACATCAAGACAAAag GTCCTGTTGTACGACCTCTGCTTACAACAAGCAAAGCAGTGAACTCTTTCAGCAATT CATTTGTTAATCACCACCAAAGGGCCATGGAGAAGCCAGAGCAGGCCCGTTTTGAGACTTTCCCCAGCTGTCAAG TTCCATCATTGTCAGCTCCAGATGTTCCCGTGAGCTTCTCCCAGGCAGATGAGCCACAAGATCATTGGGGTGGACACTCACCtgacattcaag AGAATGCATTTTCTTTGCTGAGACCTTCAAGTTCCAAGCAAGAAAGAACACAGC ACCGCCAGCTGGAAACTTGGGAAGAACACCCATCTATCACTCAAG AGAACAAATTCTCTGCCTTAAGACTCTCTCAAGACCAAAGACTATCAACCACACAACAAGGAaaaatgcaaa CTGTTCCAGTGAGCTTGTCCAATGAAAATGAGCAAGAAGATGCTTGGGATGAACACCCATCTAACTTTCAAG AGAACACAATCTCTGAACAAAGATCCTCAAGTACTCACCAGCCAAGAACAAATA GTGCTTCTGGTGTGAGACGATGGAGCTGCATCACTAATCAATGTACAC CTGTTGAGAGGACAATTCTGGAGGCACTTAATGAACTGGACATGAAGATCAATCATCTGACTTCAGTGGTCCAGTCCCTTGCAGCAAACAACCGTTCCAGTGCTCCAGTGGTGGACAGCGAAGATGAGGTCTTTCCTCTCACAACCATGGAGGAACTAGACAAACTGGAAAGAAAATTATCAGAGAAAGCAATGATGCAAAAGATG gtgaACAGGTTATCCATCAGTGGAGGACACACACTGAAGAAAACAATATGGAGAATATGCTCCAAGGTGTTTGGTCCTGTAGCCAAACAACTAAACTGGTGTGGTAGGGGAGAAAAGCGAGGGATCAGGAAAACAAACCTAGGAGCACTCCTAATAG GAGCAGCTATGAAGAATCCCGTGCTTCCGTCGCCAACTGAAGCAGAGGCTGAAAAACACATTAAGGATTATCTCCGCTTGGCCCCAGGGAGAATGCCTTGTTAG